GCCGTAGCCCACCCCGTTCAGCAGCCGGACCCCGTACATCATGGGCAGGGAGTCCACCAGGAAGTACATGCAGGTGGTCACCAGGTAGAACAGGATCCCGGCGTACAGCATCTTCTTCCGACCGTACAGTTCCACCGAGCGGCCGGCAAACAGACGGGCCACCAGGGTCCCCAGCACGAACAGCCCGGAAGCCAGGCCCGCTTCGCTGACGGAAGCATTCAGGGAATGGATGGCCTCGGAAGCAATGATGACCATTAGCATATAATAGATGATGTAGATCAGGAAATTGACCAGGGTGTCCAGCACGAACCCTCTGGTCCACAGACGAGGTTTGGCAGCCATAACAGAAATCAGCATCCTTTCTTTGTACAGGGTTACGGTTCTTTGTATCTACTCTGATTATACGAGGATGCCGCTCCTTTTTATAGCGGATAAAAAAGATGCATGTGATCGCAAAAAACGATAACATGCAAAGGACGCCTTTATTGGATGGCCGGCGACTCTTTCCCATGGAAACTGGAGAGCACCTGGTTCACATAGGCTTCGATCAGGGGCCGTTTGGGATTGTTTTTCCGATAGATCAGGAATCCTCCGGCTTTGAGAGGTTTCTCCAGCTGGTGCCACCCATCCCGGAGCCCCAGGGTCTTCAGCAGCCGTTCCGGCAGCAGTGCTCCCACTTCGTTTTCCTGACAGTAGTGGATCATGGCATAGGGCGTGGAAAGCCGGGCATAGATCAGCGGTTCCATGGGAGAATCGGCAAAGTACCGGTGGTAGATCTCGTTCATGTAATAACTGGTGGGATACAGCACCAGGGGAAAACTGAGGATCCGTTCCCGGGTCAGGCGGCTTTCCTCCAGTTTCAGCAGCGGCGCATAGTAGACCAGGTTGTCCGTACAGAAATGGACAATGGTGAAATCCCCGGGCCGGGCCTTCTGGGGCAGGCTCTCCTTCACAAAATAAGTGGACACCACATCCAGCCGTCCCTCTGTCAGGGCCCGGTGGATCTGGTAGGTGGGCAGGTCCAGTACATTGAATCGCAGAGAAGGGAGATCCCGCCGGAAATGGGCGATATGCCGGTTCATATGGATGTCTCCCAGAGAACGGAGGATCCCCACGTTCAATTCCGTGGGCTTTGTTTCGGCGGTGGCCCGGGTGTCGTAGACAATTTTTCGCAGCCCGTCGATCCAGCCGGTGATCCGGGCCAGGAACAGTTTCCCCTCCTCCGTCAGCTGGCTGCCCCGCCTGGAACGGTGGATCAATGTGACGCCCAGGGTGGTTTCCAGCCGCTTGATCTGGGCGCTGAAGGCGGACTGGGTAATATGGGCCTCCTGGGCCGCCCGGGCAAAATTGCCCACCCGTCCATAAATGATGAAACATTCCAGCTGTGCAATGGTCGGTAAGGATTCAGGCATAAGGGTCACTCCGTGGATTGTAGGATAGACTTATTATAACAGAAATCTGAGGAAGTGATTAGTGATTAGTGGCTAGTGTAGGGAACCCACCACCAGCCATTCGGCTGGTCCCCCGCCCTTGGAAAGGGCGGATAATCCTGAAGCGAAGTGCTGCGTTTCGAATTGGAGTTTTGTATCAATTGATTGTTTCGGTTAAACTAATTCATCGACAAGAAACGTAAAACTTCCGATAACAGGATATCCGCCCTTTTCAAGGGCGGGGGACCGTTGCGCTTCAGCGCAATGGTGGTGGGTTCTGCTATCGACGTATGACAAAAAGGAAAGGAGCTGTTATCACAGCCCCTTTCCTTTTATGTGTGGAGTTTGGATTGCTTTGCCGCTTACATCAGCTGGCGGAACATTTCGATGACCTGTTCCTTGGTGGCTTCTCTGGGGTTGCCGGGATAGCAGGCGTCGGCCAGGGCGTCCATGCAAAGTGCAAAACAGGCCGGTTCCTGTCTTCCACGCAAAAAAACGCCGATGGCGGATTTCCACCATCGGCGCGGGGTTTCTCTTATTTCAGCAGACCGCTGTCCTTCCAGGCCTTCGTCACTCTGGCCCGTTCCTCGTCGGTCATAGGGCACAGGGGCAGACGGTAGGGCCCCGGGTTGAAGGGGGTCATCTTCCCCACCGCTTCCTTCACCGGAATGGGATTGCTGACCAGGAACATGCTGCGGGCCTGGGGAATCATCACCTTGTTCAGATCCCGGGCCTTCTGCACATCGCCCTTTTCGTAGCTCTGCATCAGGTCCTGAAGCAGCTGGCCGTTCACGTTGCTGAGCACAGAAATCAGGCCCACTGCACCGGCGCTCATGAACGGCAGGATCTCGCCATCGTCACCGCTGTAGATGGAGAAGTCATCCGGGCACAGCCGGTACAGGTCAGCCACCTGGTTCACGCTGCCGCTGGCTTCTTTCACAGCTACAATGTTCTTGCAGTCGTGAGCCAGGCGGGCCACGGTAGCCGGCAGTACATTGGAGCCGGTACGGCCGGGCACATTGTAGATCACAATGGGCAGCCGGGTGTGCTCTGCAATGGTCTTGTAGTGGCGATAGATCCCTTCCTGGGAGGGCTTATTGTAATAGGGGCTGACGATGAGGACACCGTCGGCACCCACCTTTTCTGCCAGTTCGTTCATCTTCAGTACATCGGCTGTGTTGTTGGAACCGGTACCAACGATGACTTTGCCTTTATGGTTCACTTTGGCAATGACTTTGGTGAACAGTTCTTCTTTTTCTTCATAGGTCATGGTGGGAGCTTCCCCGCTGGTCCCGCTGACCAGGATGGCATCAGAGCCATGATCCAGCAGCCAGGCAGCAAAGTCTGCGGTCCCGTCTGCATTCAGGGAACCGTCTTCGTTGAAGAAGGTCACCATGGCGGTGATCAGACGGCCAAAATAGGGTTTTGTATTCATTTCGTTTCACCTTCCTGAGTCTGGAACGCCGTA
This region of Acidaminococcus timonensis genomic DNA includes:
- a CDS encoding LysR family transcriptional regulator, giving the protein MPESLPTIAQLECFIIYGRVGNFARAAQEAHITQSAFSAQIKRLETTLGVTLIHRSRRGSQLTEEGKLFLARITGWIDGLRKIVYDTRATAETKPTELNVGILRSLGDIHMNRHIAHFRRDLPSLRFNVLDLPTYQIHRALTEGRLDVVSTYFVKESLPQKARPGDFTIVHFCTDNLVYYAPLLKLEESRLTRERILSFPLVLYPTSYYMNEIYHRYFADSPMEPLIYARLSTPYAMIHYCQENEVGALLPERLLKTLGLRDGWHQLEKPLKAGGFLIYRKNNPKRPLIEAYVNQVLSSFHGKESPAIQ
- the dapA gene encoding 4-hydroxy-tetrahydrodipicolinate synthase; translated protein: MNTKPYFGRLITAMVTFFNEDGSLNADGTADFAAWLLDHGSDAILVSGTSGEAPTMTYEEKEELFTKVIAKVNHKGKVIVGTGSNNTADVLKMNELAEKVGADGVLIVSPYYNKPSQEGIYRHYKTIAEHTRLPIVIYNVPGRTGSNVLPATVARLAHDCKNIVAVKEASGSVNQVADLYRLCPDDFSIYSGDDGEILPFMSAGAVGLISVLSNVNGQLLQDLMQSYEKGDVQKARDLNKVMIPQARSMFLVSNPIPVKEAVGKMTPFNPGPYRLPLCPMTDEERARVTKAWKDSGLLK